In Gymnogyps californianus isolate 813 chromosome 1, ASM1813914v2, whole genome shotgun sequence, the following are encoded in one genomic region:
- the ZCRB1 gene encoding zinc finger CCHC-type and RNA-binding motif-containing protein 1: protein MSGGLAPSKSTVYVSNLPFALTNNDLYRIFSKYGKVVKVTIMKDKDTRKSKGVAFILFLDKESAQNCSRSLNNKQLFGRVIKASIAIDNGRAAEFIRRRNYFDKSKCYECGEAGHLSYACPKNMLGEREPPKKKEKKKRKKIVEPEEIEEEEESEEEGEDPALDSLSQAIAFQQAKIEEEQQRWTQTAGESSISDDSKRPRIKKSAYFSDEEELSD from the exons ATGAGTGGTGGGTTGGCACCAAGCAAAAGCACAGTGTATGTGTCCAATTTACCCTTTGCTTTGACAAACAACGATCTATACAGG atattttcaaagtatGGGAAAGTTGTCAA AGTTACTATTATGAAAGACAAAGACACCAGGAAGAGCAAAGGAGttgcctttattttgtttttggaTAAAGAATCTGCACAAAACTGTTCTCGGTCACTTAATAACAAACAG TTGTTTGGAAGAGTAATAAAAGCAAGTATTGCCATTGATaatggaagagcagcagaattCATTCGCAGGCGTAACTACTTTGATAAGTCTAAGTGTTATGAATGTGGG gAAGCAGGACACTTAAGTTATGCTTGTCCTAAAAATATGCTAGGAGAGCGGgagccaccaaaaaaaaaagaaaagaagaagagaaagaaaatagttgaGCCAGaagaaat tgaggaggaagaagaaagtgaagaggaaggagaagaccCTGCTCTAGATAGCCTCAGCCAAGCCATAGCTTTTCAG CAAGCCAAAATTGAGGAAGAACAACAAAGATGGACGCAGACTGCAGGGGAATCTTCAATTTCAGATGATTCAAAACGTCCACGGATTAAGAAAAGTGCTTATTTCAGTGATGAGGAAGAACTTAGTGATTGA